The following is a genomic window from Paenibacillus sp. FSL R5-0766.
GGGATAGAATTCTTCTGATCCACAGTTGGATGCAAACAATTGGACATTACGTATACTTAAAAGCCCATTTCAACTCGAATACGAGTAGTCATGGGTTATTTTTATCTCCTCATTCCATCCCAACCACTTTACAAAATCAACCCATCCCTCCCCATAGCAAATGGTATAATGGCAAAAAGGGAGATTCTGGCGCGAGGCTCGAAGGCTCTCACAGCAGAAAGGATGTTATACCACATGCCTACATACAACAAATTGGTGCGGGACAAGATTCCGCATATTATCACATCCAGTGGCAAGGAATGCCGCACACGCATTCTGGACCCGGAGGAATATAAGCAAGAACTAAGAACAAAGCTGCAAGAAGAATCGGAAGAATACATGAGTGCTGTAAGTGATCAGGAAGCGCTGGAAGAACTGGCTGACATGCTCGAAGTAATCCGGGCGCTGGCGGAGGTGCATGGAGCGAATGCGGCGCAGTTGGATAAGCTACGGGCGGACAAGGCTGAGGCACGCGGTGGATTCCAGGAACGGGTGTATCTGATCGATGTCGACGAAGCTTAACGTTAAACTCATTACAGATAACCTGGCAGACGAACTCATTTCCCGGATGCAGCATGCGTCCGGGATTTATATTATGACGTCCTTTATTATGCAGTCTGGTGTGAAGCTGCTTGCGCCGCATTTGAAACGGGCAGCAGAACGTGGAGCCGAGGTGCGGATGCTCGCGGGAGACTATCTGTATATCACGCAGCCGGAGGGCTTGCGGGCATTGTGTGAGGTCGATCCACGAATTGAAGCTCGGCTGTGGCGAAGTATGGGGACTTCTTTTCACCCGAAAGCGTATCTGTTTGATCATGACAACGGCGAAGGACTACTAATTGTCGGCTCTTCGAACTTTTCCTTCACAGCACTGAAGACGGGGTATGAGTGGAATCTCGCGATGAATGCGGAGGCGGAGCCATATACGTTCCAGATGGCTTTGGATAAGTTCATGCAGAGCTTCTACCACGAGACAACCTTGCCGGTGAACCCGGATTCGATTGAACTGTATGAGGAAGAGTACCGCAAATATCACCAGAAGAACCCGGAGATGATCCAGCGCATCACGGAGATGGAAGAAGCGGAATTTGGCACAGGTCTGCCAGAGGACAAAGAGGAAGAGTTCGCCGAGCTGTCACTGGTGCCGATTCAACCGCGCTATGCTCAGTTGGATGCCCTCGAAGCACTTCATGGCACGATGGAGGAGCAGTATGATAAGGCGATGGTCGTTATGGCGACCGGGCTCGGCAAAACGTATCTGGCGGGTTTCTTCGCCCAGCGGTTCCAGCGGGTGTTGTTTGTGGCGCACCGGGAAGAGATTCTGTTCCAGGCGAAGAGGTCTTTTCAACGGATCATGCCGGAGCGCAGTCATGGGATCTATAACGGGCATTATAAGGATGGGGCAGCGGACTGTGTTTACGCTTCGATCTTTACGCTGAGTATGCAGAAGCACCGGGATGGTTTTGCGATGGATGCCTTTGATCTGATCGTGGTGGATGAGTTCCATCATGCGGCGGCGAAGACGTACATGTTGGTGATTGAGCATTTTCAGCCTAAGTTCCTTCTGGGCATCACGGCTACCCCGGATCGACTGGATGGCAAGGATGTGTATGCGCTCTGTGATGGGAATGTGGCGTACCAGATGCATTTTATTGAAGCGATCCGGCGAGGTTGGCTGGCGCCATTTCAATATTACGGAGTATTCGACGATACGGAC
Proteins encoded in this region:
- a CDS encoding nucleoside triphosphate pyrophosphohydrolase, which produces MPTYNKLVRDKIPHIITSSGKECRTRILDPEEYKQELRTKLQEESEEYMSAVSDQEALEELADMLEVIRALAEVHGANAAQLDKLRADKAEARGGFQERVYLIDVDEA